A DNA window from Niabella yanshanensis contains the following coding sequences:
- a CDS encoding RNA polymerase sigma-70 factor has protein sequence MALDSVQYKNVFDLHYEALYGYAFSILREETYTEDILQNIFIKLWQHRETVNPETVKAYLYTSVRNECLNHLKHKVVKAGYMQHQMAGGVATDNHIHTEQKELHEKIQDLVNQLPEKCATVFYMCRQLGLSYREVAEALGISVKTVENQMSKALKFLRGGLTEYLVSILPLFILQLINL, from the coding sequence ATGGCTTTGGACAGTGTTCAATATAAAAATGTTTTTGACCTTCATTATGAAGCGTTATATGGGTATGCCTTCTCTATTTTAAGGGAAGAAACCTATACGGAGGACATATTGCAAAATATTTTTATAAAGCTTTGGCAACACAGGGAAACAGTAAACCCGGAGACGGTAAAGGCCTACCTGTATACATCGGTTCGCAATGAATGCCTGAATCATTTAAAGCATAAAGTGGTCAAAGCGGGTTACATGCAGCATCAGATGGCCGGGGGCGTTGCCACGGACAATCATATTCATACAGAACAAAAAGAATTACATGAGAAGATACAGGATTTGGTCAACCAGCTTCCCGAAAAATGTGCAACCGTTTTTTATATGTGCCGGCAACTAGGGTTGAGCTACCGGGAGGTAGCTGAAGCATTAGGCATTTCTGTTAAGACGGTAGAAAATCAAATGTCGAAAGCTTTAAAATTTTTACGAGGCGGCTTAACAGAGTACCTGGTATCTATCTTGCCATTATTCATTCTTCAACTCATCAATTTATAA
- a CDS encoding RDD family protein gives MSVPTSFNISLEFDAPGLGRRWVALLIDMVVQVLYVILASYLLGKISIGFGSDAGFNQWAIGLLAMSPIFLYHILFESLTNGQSIGKKIMNLRIVSINGGRPSISQLLIRWLLRVSDLWIVILLLMLFSFRAGGDTEGMIAFTFGMAFLLTDIILVANSKKAQRIGDILAQTIVIKTSAGESLHNTIFREVEEGYVPAFPQVMRISDKDLNIIKNILGNAKNSRHHDELAIAATKVKNYLQIETDMYPYEFLERLLKDYNYLSVK, from the coding sequence GTGAGTGTACCCACAAGTTTTAATATCAGCCTGGAGTTTGATGCACCAGGCCTGGGACGGCGTTGGGTAGCATTATTGATTGATATGGTGGTACAGGTTCTGTACGTGATATTGGCCAGTTACCTGCTTGGCAAAATCTCAATTGGTTTTGGCTCAGATGCCGGCTTTAATCAATGGGCTATCGGGCTCCTGGCCATGTCTCCCATTTTTTTATACCATATTCTTTTTGAATCGCTTACCAACGGACAAAGCATTGGCAAAAAAATAATGAACCTGAGAATAGTAAGCATCAACGGCGGACGTCCTTCTATCAGCCAGTTGTTGATACGGTGGCTATTGCGCGTTTCTGATTTGTGGATCGTCATTCTTTTGCTCATGCTGTTTTCTTTCCGTGCAGGAGGAGATACGGAAGGAATGATTGCTTTTACATTTGGGATGGCTTTTTTACTGACTGATATTATACTGGTCGCCAACTCTAAAAAGGCCCAGCGCATTGGTGATATCCTGGCCCAGACGATTGTTATTAAAACATCAGCCGGGGAAAGCCTGCACAATACTATTTTCAGGGAAGTGGAAGAGGGATATGTACCGGCATTCCCGCAGGTGATGCGTATCAGCGACAAGGATCTGAATATTATTAAAAACATTTTAGGCAATGCTAAAAACTCCCGGCATCATGATGAATTGGCCATAGCCGCCACAAAAGTGAAGAACTACCTGCAGATCGAAACGGATATGTATCCATATGAGTTCCTGGAAAGATTGCTGAAAGACTACAATTACCTTTCGGTAAAATAA
- a CDS encoding cytochrome c oxidase subunit II, which translates to MQQDQQVSNEIPFLHQHILSAAKIAAIAAFVSLSGSLAGILATLTRPLPAAPAAQEGFSKDDMQQLMQSSTYISAFISLAISVLAFYFLFRFSTLAKTGITNNSPVKLTTGLQSLGHYFKIWGIIMFLIIALFVLSLIGGMLGTAFGG; encoded by the coding sequence ATGCAGCAGGATCAACAAGTTTCCAACGAAATACCTTTCTTACATCAGCATATACTATCAGCCGCAAAAATAGCCGCTATAGCTGCTTTTGTATCCCTGTCCGGCTCGTTGGCAGGAATACTCGCAACACTCACCCGCCCTCTACCCGCAGCCCCTGCTGCCCAGGAGGGTTTTAGCAAGGATGACATGCAACAGCTGATGCAGAGCAGTACTTATATATCAGCATTTATTTCCCTGGCCATAAGTGTACTGGCCTTCTATTTCCTCTTTCGCTTTTCTACGCTTGCTAAAACAGGAATTACCAATAATAGCCCGGTGAAACTGACTACCGGGTTACAAAGCCTGGGACATTATTTTAAAATATGGGGTATTATTATGTTCCTGATCATTGCCCTGTTTGTGCTGTCTCTTATTGGAGGCATGCTGGGCACTGCCTTTGGCGGATAG
- the miaA gene encoding tRNA (adenosine(37)-N6)-dimethylallyltransferase MiaA encodes MSIIKSIIVIAGPTAVGKTAHAIEVARHFNTVILSADSRQCFKEMNIGVARPSVEELSQVAHYFIASHSIGEDINAAWYERYALNLLNGLFLKYDTVVVTGGTGLYIKALTEGLDAIPEVATHIRTQVVSAYEAKGISWLQEQLRQHDPFFSKTGEMQNPQRMMRALEVILGTGQSITSFRNSAKQPRPFETILIGLELSRETLYERINLRVDGMMQAGQEEEARSLLPYRHLNALQTVGYRELFDYFDGTISREEAIEQIKQNTRRYAKRQMTWFKRQAKMHWVDAEEGKIIPLVERLMEKLVGNSK; translated from the coding sequence ATTTCAATTATCAAATCGATTATTGTTATCGCAGGACCAACGGCAGTGGGCAAAACTGCGCATGCCATTGAAGTAGCCCGGCATTTCAATACAGTTATTCTCTCGGCTGATAGCCGCCAGTGTTTCAAAGAAATGAATATTGGCGTGGCCCGCCCTTCGGTAGAAGAGCTGAGCCAGGTAGCTCATTATTTTATTGCCTCCCATTCTATAGGGGAAGATATTAACGCGGCATGGTATGAGCGCTATGCGCTGAACCTGTTAAACGGGCTTTTTTTAAAGTATGATACTGTTGTGGTTACCGGCGGCACCGGCCTGTATATCAAGGCATTGACCGAAGGTTTGGACGCGATACCCGAAGTTGCCACACACATAAGAACGCAGGTGGTTAGTGCGTATGAAGCAAAAGGCATCAGCTGGCTGCAGGAGCAACTTCGACAGCATGACCCTTTTTTTTCCAAAACCGGTGAAATGCAAAATCCCCAACGGATGATGCGGGCTCTGGAAGTGATATTGGGAACTGGGCAGTCCATTACCAGCTTCCGCAATTCGGCCAAGCAGCCCCGCCCGTTTGAAACCATCCTGATAGGGCTCGAACTATCTCGCGAGACGCTATATGAAAGGATCAATTTACGGGTAGACGGGATGATGCAAGCCGGACAGGAAGAGGAAGCCCGGTCGTTATTGCCCTATCGGCATCTTAATGCTCTGCAAACCGTTGGTTACCGGGAGCTGTTTGATTATTTCGATGGTACAATTTCCCGCGAAGAAGCCATAGAACAGATCAAACAAAATACCCGCCGCTATGCCAAACGGCAAATGACCTGGTTTAAAAGGCAGGCGAAAATGCATTGGGTGGATGCAGAAGAAGGTAAGATCATTCCATTGGTAGAAAGGTTGATGGAGAAGCTAGTAGGGAATAGCAAGTAG
- a CDS encoding IS1096 element passenger TnpR family protein, which translates to MAILKFRVYFEEDDSIYRDVVIKHTQNFLQLHETILKAYEFDNKHQATFYRSNDNWQQGREISLEKYDKKYKVDPLIMAETTIGSEVKNTNQRFTYTYDFHKVWNFLIELINVSKEADSRQEYPAVVRSEGIGPKQYGTKGLLGDKFADIEEKYDLTRGAEGFNVKNEEGEDMGIEESAEGYQDEED; encoded by the coding sequence ATGGCAATTCTAAAATTCAGAGTATATTTTGAGGAGGACGACAGCATTTACCGTGATGTAGTGATCAAGCATACGCAAAACTTCTTGCAACTGCATGAAACAATTTTGAAAGCCTATGAGTTTGATAACAAGCACCAGGCTACATTTTATCGCAGCAATGACAACTGGCAGCAAGGCCGTGAAATTTCGCTGGAGAAATACGATAAAAAATACAAAGTAGATCCGCTGATCATGGCCGAAACCACCATCGGATCTGAAGTAAAAAATACGAACCAGCGCTTTACTTATACCTACGACTTTCATAAGGTTTGGAACTTTCTGATCGAGCTGATCAACGTATCGAAAGAGGCTGATAGTCGCCAGGAGTATCCGGCGGTAGTACGTAGCGAAGGCATCGGACCCAAACAATATGGCACAAAAGGGCTATTAGGCGATAAATTTGCCGATATTGAAGAGAAATATGACCTCACCCGCGGTGCAGAAGGATTTAACGTAAAGAATGAAGAAGGCGAGGATATGGGCATTGAGGAATCGGCGGAAGGATACCAGGACGAAGAAGATTAA
- a CDS encoding DUF3320 domain-containing protein → MINSNTIQLHKEIFPFLNISLYLNNIPLIRELTISNKGAGDYFGLELELKSDIPCIETFRYLIAQAPAGKEIRIPVDALKINRDYISQLSETEKAVLTINVKQQDEILISDTLTIDVHPLEYFGGFQVLPELIAAYVTPNHPYVYHIKRKAVEVLDRLRLKAAFDGYQQNSPETVMQTMSAIYTAIQSEEIVYSSLPPGYEATGQRLRLLNTLQQEKFGNCIDISLLFAACLEAADLNPLLIITHGHAFVGCWLHDDKFAEVINDDKAAITKRLSKGIRELAAVEATSVCKGNKTSFLEALNMGEAQLVEKEDFILSVDIRRARTARIRPLPLLHQGTTTKLDEAAMEQERAVSLQHSFDLGAIYQDELVSGAKATTKQKLWERKLLDLSLRNNLLNLRMTRNMLQLVDIDISHLEDTLSDGKSFSILPHATAEPLRRYNLFTQPLHHSSPLYQMANEELKYNRLLTHYHQQDLENILAYMHKSAKQAIEENGSSTLFLAVGLLKWYDGKTPEHPRFAPILLLPVELSRRSVNSRFNLKSREEDTMINMTLLEFLRQEYQLNLSGLEQLPYDEKGVDVAKVMGILRRAIMQLKGWDVEEQLVLGNFSFSKLILWKDIVQHQEALLKSDMVRSLVEGRLVSGDMEANIGNADFDAVASASLALPIATDVSQMEAVITAQKGQSYILHGPPGTGKSQTITNIIADALYRGKRVLFVAAKKAALDVVHKRLEQIGLAPFSLELHSNKSKKSDVLAQLAATLETTRNGVVADFEQEAKRLDQVKEQISQYVNLLHQKQPWGWSLYEGITALEAYRDRPTQPKPLPEQVLQELDTQRWQQWQDWLPGFQSIAQMIIHPAENPLAALQLQGYTAALQDEIEASIKKITGLLPAYQQSVQSVASALQFPFTLSNKNTQQQFVTAVEGLSRLPDMPLPLAVYLADRENYNTYEDWKRHFQQHQALLKAITANYNLNVLSADVAGIEMAWKQAEQSWFLPKWWNKRKLKKQLSLYKHQAIENNDEIVQLFQQHRQLKEEETILQQQRYQAVQQALKNLYKDEQTNITDIDDKASKIQQLSVLLQPFGRAAFLQWLSQLQQQSLVYTDDIKGIQPALQRELQPKAMQTSEAIGQFEALTGIVLPTGDGWTQAGLEQVGVLQSHLPHLKNWMNYVQQSNMGKRLQLDWLITAFESKDCTAADITTYCHYAVHRATVQKVIGQHEALSLFNAGMFETKIEQYKKIAKEFQQLTIQTLRNKLAAQLPNAGVEALQSSEPGILQRAIRSRGRGISIRRLFDQLPTLLPRMAPCMLMSPISAAQYFDVDANHFDLVIFDEASQLPTCEAVSALARAKQAVIVGDPKQMPPTAFFTSQKTDEEDVEIEDLESILDDCLSLSVPSKYLLRHYRSKHESLIAFSNANYYENKLLTFPSADDLNRKVQYHHVPGFYDKGKTRTNSFEADAIVQYIQQHYTDPKRSIRSLGVVTFSQTQQSLVEDKLQALFMKDAALEQLANEAAEPLFTKNLENVQGDERDIILFSVGYAPDEQGKMFMNFGPLNRNGGWRRLNVAVTRARYEMHVFATLSADQVDLSRTSAEGVAGLKAFLQFAQHGQLALRAQDVQREQAGLARTIAQRLQEKGLQVRCDIGTSGFKVDIGIVHPGKTQQYLLGILIDGDYYYNARTANDRERVMPSVLQALGWNLHRVWTMDWYENSDKVIDAIVQKSELILQQPGIVEEQLEKKITAATPIVQQVEAASSKTLPDTASKRRAYQPQSLPQEPHASSETIYKPDNRSRVQQQIKILLDAEAPISKSLLYKKILQAWNTTRAGARLEAYLQELISEMAITATLHHQPFYWSHTDRTIDYYRDNSIEKRSIEDIAPEEIVVAIQEAVVHNLSIEEEELIRYLCRVFGFAKVGKQIDSLLRYAIDEAERGGVVKREGGRVKIG, encoded by the coding sequence ATGATCAATAGTAATACCATTCAATTGCATAAAGAGATTTTTCCATTTTTGAATATTTCACTTTACCTGAATAACATTCCATTGATACGGGAGTTAACGATCAGCAATAAGGGGGCAGGGGATTATTTCGGTTTAGAGCTGGAATTAAAATCTGATATACCCTGTATAGAAACGTTTCGTTATCTCATAGCCCAGGCACCTGCAGGCAAAGAGATCCGGATACCGGTGGATGCGCTGAAGATAAACCGGGACTATATAAGTCAATTGTCGGAAACAGAGAAGGCGGTTCTTACAATAAATGTTAAACAACAGGACGAGATATTGATCAGTGACACGCTAACAATAGATGTTCATCCACTCGAATACTTTGGCGGGTTCCAGGTTTTGCCGGAGTTGATTGCGGCCTACGTCACACCCAATCACCCTTATGTATATCATATCAAGCGGAAGGCGGTAGAAGTATTGGACCGGCTACGCCTGAAAGCAGCATTCGACGGATACCAGCAAAATAGCCCCGAGACTGTCATGCAAACCATGTCAGCCATTTACACTGCCATTCAAAGCGAAGAAATTGTGTATAGCTCGCTACCACCCGGGTATGAAGCTACGGGGCAAAGACTGCGTTTATTAAATACGCTTCAGCAGGAAAAATTCGGTAATTGCATCGACATCAGTTTACTGTTCGCCGCCTGCCTGGAAGCAGCTGATCTCAATCCCCTGCTGATTATTACACATGGACATGCATTTGTAGGTTGCTGGCTGCACGATGATAAGTTTGCAGAAGTGATCAATGATGATAAGGCTGCCATTACTAAACGGTTGAGTAAAGGGATACGGGAATTGGCGGCTGTTGAAGCTACCTCAGTATGTAAAGGCAATAAGACCAGTTTTCTCGAAGCCTTAAATATGGGAGAGGCGCAATTGGTAGAGAAGGAAGATTTTATATTGTCAGTAGATATCAGGCGTGCCCGTACCGCTCGTATTCGTCCCCTGCCTTTGTTGCACCAGGGTACAACCACAAAACTGGATGAAGCCGCAATGGAACAGGAGCGGGCTGTTAGTTTACAGCATAGCTTTGACCTGGGAGCTATTTACCAGGATGAGCTGGTGAGTGGGGCTAAGGCAACCACCAAACAAAAGCTTTGGGAACGCAAACTGCTGGACCTCTCTTTACGCAACAACCTGCTCAACCTGCGCATGACGCGCAATATGCTACAGCTGGTGGATATTGACATCAGTCACCTGGAAGATACGCTGAGTGATGGCAAAAGCTTTTCCATTCTACCCCATGCTACAGCCGAGCCTCTGCGACGATACAATCTGTTTACGCAACCACTTCATCATTCTTCTCCGCTCTACCAGATGGCGAATGAAGAGCTTAAATATAATCGCCTGCTCACACATTATCACCAGCAGGACCTGGAAAACATATTGGCTTACATGCATAAAAGCGCAAAGCAAGCCATTGAAGAAAATGGCTCCAGTACTTTGTTTTTAGCAGTCGGACTTTTAAAATGGTATGACGGTAAAACGCCTGAGCACCCCAGGTTTGCACCCATATTATTATTGCCGGTAGAGTTGAGCCGCCGTTCGGTTAACAGCCGGTTTAATCTAAAGAGCAGGGAAGAGGATACCATGATCAATATGACCCTGCTGGAATTTTTGAGACAGGAGTACCAGCTCAATTTAAGCGGGCTGGAACAGCTGCCCTACGATGAGAAGGGGGTGGACGTTGCAAAAGTGATGGGCATTTTACGCCGGGCCATTATGCAACTGAAAGGCTGGGATGTAGAAGAGCAGCTGGTGCTGGGTAATTTCTCTTTCAGCAAGCTGATATTATGGAAAGATATCGTGCAGCACCAGGAAGCTTTATTGAAAAGTGATATGGTTCGAAGCCTGGTAGAAGGCCGGCTGGTTTCGGGTGATATGGAGGCCAATATCGGGAACGCAGACTTTGATGCTGTAGCATCCGCATCGTTGGCGCTACCTATTGCTACCGATGTATCGCAAATGGAAGCAGTGATCACCGCGCAAAAGGGACAGAGCTATATTTTACATGGACCTCCCGGAACCGGTAAGTCGCAAACCATTACCAATATTATTGCCGATGCTTTGTACCGCGGTAAGCGGGTTTTGTTTGTAGCAGCCAAAAAAGCGGCACTGGATGTAGTGCATAAACGACTGGAACAAATAGGACTGGCGCCTTTTTCACTAGAGCTGCACTCTAATAAGTCAAAAAAATCGGACGTACTGGCACAGCTGGCTGCTACATTGGAAACTACCCGTAATGGCGTTGTGGCTGATTTCGAGCAGGAAGCTAAAAGGTTAGACCAGGTAAAAGAGCAGATCAGTCAATACGTAAACCTTTTGCATCAGAAACAACCATGGGGCTGGAGCCTGTATGAAGGCATTACCGCGCTGGAAGCTTATCGCGATCGACCAACGCAGCCCAAACCGCTGCCCGAACAGGTGTTGCAGGAGCTGGATACCCAACGCTGGCAACAATGGCAGGACTGGTTGCCCGGTTTTCAATCCATTGCGCAAATGATCATACACCCGGCTGAAAATCCACTGGCGGCATTGCAGCTTCAGGGTTACACTGCTGCATTACAAGACGAAATTGAAGCATCCATTAAAAAAATCACTGGTCTGCTGCCTGCTTATCAGCAGTCGGTTCAGTCGGTTGCATCGGCACTACAATTTCCTTTCACATTATCCAATAAAAATACGCAGCAGCAATTTGTAACTGCAGTAGAGGGGCTGAGTCGCCTGCCCGATATGCCACTGCCATTAGCTGTCTACCTGGCAGACCGGGAAAACTACAATACTTACGAAGATTGGAAGCGGCATTTTCAACAACATCAGGCACTATTAAAAGCCATTACAGCTAACTATAACCTTAATGTTTTATCAGCAGATGTAGCAGGTATTGAAATGGCCTGGAAACAGGCAGAACAGTCCTGGTTCCTGCCTAAATGGTGGAACAAGAGAAAGCTTAAGAAACAGTTATCTCTTTATAAGCACCAGGCTATTGAAAATAATGATGAGATCGTTCAGTTGTTTCAGCAACACCGGCAGCTGAAAGAAGAAGAGACGATTTTGCAGCAGCAACGCTACCAGGCTGTTCAGCAGGCTTTAAAGAATTTATACAAAGACGAACAAACCAATATTACGGATATTGATGATAAGGCATCGAAAATACAGCAGCTAAGTGTACTCCTTCAGCCATTCGGAAGAGCAGCTTTTTTACAATGGCTGAGTCAGCTGCAACAACAGTCCCTGGTATATACCGATGATATCAAAGGCATACAACCTGCTTTGCAGCGGGAGCTACAGCCAAAGGCAATGCAAACATCTGAAGCCATCGGGCAGTTCGAAGCGCTCACGGGAATCGTTCTTCCTACAGGTGATGGTTGGACACAGGCAGGGCTGGAACAAGTAGGGGTATTGCAATCTCACCTGCCACATTTAAAAAACTGGATGAATTACGTGCAGCAGTCCAATATGGGTAAACGGCTGCAGCTGGATTGGCTGATCACCGCTTTTGAAAGCAAGGACTGTACAGCCGCTGATATTACCACTTATTGCCATTACGCGGTGCACCGGGCTACGGTGCAAAAAGTGATTGGGCAACATGAAGCATTGAGCTTGTTTAATGCAGGCATGTTTGAAACTAAAATTGAGCAGTATAAAAAAATAGCTAAAGAGTTTCAACAGTTAACCATACAAACCTTGAGGAACAAGCTTGCGGCTCAATTGCCCAATGCGGGTGTGGAAGCCCTGCAAAGCTCCGAACCTGGCATCCTGCAAAGGGCTATCCGAAGCAGGGGCAGGGGAATAAGCATCCGTCGCCTTTTTGATCAGCTACCCACCTTATTACCCCGCATGGCGCCCTGCATGTTGATGAGTCCCATTTCAGCAGCACAATATTTTGATGTGGATGCCAATCATTTCGACCTGGTGATCTTCGATGAGGCCTCTCAGTTGCCTACCTGTGAGGCCGTCAGCGCCTTGGCCAGAGCAAAGCAGGCGGTTATTGTGGGTGATCCCAAGCAAATGCCACCAACGGCGTTTTTTACCAGCCAGAAAACAGACGAGGAAGATGTGGAAATAGAAGACCTGGAAAGCATATTGGATGATTGCCTGTCTTTATCGGTTCCTTCCAAATATTTATTGCGGCATTATCGCAGCAAGCACGAAAGTTTGATTGCTTTTAGTAATGCGAATTATTACGAAAACAAGCTGTTGACATTCCCTTCAGCAGATGATCTTAACCGTAAAGTGCAATACCATCATGTGCCGGGTTTTTATGATAAAGGAAAGACCCGCACCAATAGTTTTGAAGCTGATGCTATTGTACAATATATTCAACAACACTATACCGATCCAAAGAGAAGCATACGCAGCCTGGGCGTAGTCACATTCAGCCAAACCCAGCAAAGCCTGGTAGAAGATAAGCTGCAGGCGCTGTTTATGAAAGATGCGGCGCTGGAACAGTTAGCCAATGAAGCAGCAGAGCCTTTGTTCACCAAAAACCTGGAAAATGTACAGGGGGATGAAAGGGATATCATATTGTTTTCGGTAGGCTATGCACCCGACGAGCAGGGAAAGATGTTTATGAATTTTGGTCCGTTGAACCGCAATGGCGGCTGGCGCAGGTTGAACGTAGCCGTGACCAGGGCCCGTTATGAAATGCATGTGTTTGCTACTTTAAGCGCCGACCAGGTTGATCTGAGCCGTACTTCGGCCGAAGGTGTAGCAGGCCTGAAAGCCTTTCTGCAATTTGCGCAACACGGTCAGTTGGCTTTGCGGGCGCAGGATGTACAGAGGGAGCAGGCTGGTTTGGCCAGGACGATTGCCCAACGCCTGCAAGAAAAAGGCTTACAGGTACGGTGTGATATTGGTACATCAGGGTTTAAAGTAGATATCGGTATTGTACATCCTGGTAAAACACAGCAGTATCTTTTGGGTATTCTGATCGATGGGGACTACTATTACAATGCCCGTACGGCCAATGATCGCGAGCGCGTCATGCCATCGGTATTGCAAGCTTTGGGCTGGAACCTGCACCGGGTATGGACCATGGACTGGTATGAGAACAGCGACAAAGTGATTGATGCCATTGTTCAAAAATCGGAGCTGATTTTACAACAACCTGGTATAGTTGAAGAACAGCTTGAAAAAAAGATAACAGCAGCGACTCCCATAGTGCAGCAGGTAGAGGCAGCATCATCCAAAACGCTTCCAGATACAGCAAGTAAACGGAGAGCTTACCAGCCGCAGTCATTACCGCAAGAGCCTCATGCCAGCAGTGAAACTATTTATAAGCCAGATAACCGTTCCCGCGTTCAGCAGCAAATTAAAATATTGCTGGATGCCGAAGCGCCCATCAGTAAAAGCCTGTTGTATAAGAAGATACTGCAGGCATGGAACACCACCCGTGCCGGAGCCAGGCTGGAAGCTTATTTGCAGGAGCTCATCAGTGAAATGGCCATAACTGCTACCCTGCATCATCAGCCCTTTTACTGGAGCCATACTGATCGTACTATTGACTATTACCGCGATAATAGTATAGAAAAACGTTCCATCGAAGATATTGCACCGGAAGAAATAGTAGTCGCCATACAGGAAGCCGTGGTGCACAATCTCAGCATTGAAGAAGAGGAGCTGATCCGTTATCTCTGCCGCGTTTTTGGATTCGCCAAAGTAGGAAAGCAAATAGACAGCTTATTGCGCTATGCCATTGATGAGGCCGAGCGGGGAGGGGTGGTAAAGAGAGAAGGCGGCAGGGTGAAGATAGGGTAG
- a CDS encoding helix-turn-helix domain-containing protein, with protein MNSTAPTQKIHEGRNVKRFREMLGIKQDALAADLGDDWNQQKISLLEQKETIDAAVLKDLAAILKIPMEAIQNFDEEKAVSIISNTFTSNDSSTLNAVNPYCTFNPLDKLVEAFEEVRRLNAEVIKLKDEQISLLQSLLEKK; from the coding sequence ATGAACTCCACTGCACCCACCCAGAAAATACACGAAGGTAGAAACGTAAAACGCTTCCGCGAAATGCTCGGCATAAAGCAGGATGCGTTAGCGGCCGACCTCGGCGATGATTGGAACCAGCAAAAGATATCTTTATTAGAACAGAAAGAAACCATAGATGCAGCAGTATTAAAAGACCTAGCTGCTATACTTAAAATACCCATGGAAGCTATACAAAATTTTGATGAGGAGAAGGCGGTTAGTATTATCTCTAATACATTTACCAGTAATGATAGTTCAACATTGAATGCTGTTAACCCCTACTGCACTTTTAATCCGTTGGATAAGTTAGTAGAGGCTTTTGAGGAAGTGAGGCGTTTAAATGCTGAAGTCATAAAGCTAAAAGATGAGCAGATCAGCTTATTGCAAAGCTTGTTGGAGAAGAAATAA
- a CDS encoding helix-turn-helix domain-containing protein, with protein MRSKVAKKIQEETPEEERIFVRQYTDIVIRINELLQQNGYTQKELAGRMNKRPSEISKWLKGNHNLTLKTIAKLEAELGAPIIEVKKAS; from the coding sequence ATGAGAAGCAAGGTTGCAAAGAAAATTCAGGAAGAAACCCCTGAAGAGGAGCGCATTTTTGTGCGTCAGTACACAGATATTGTTATACGTATTAATGAACTGCTGCAGCAAAATGGCTACACGCAAAAAGAGCTTGCCGGGCGTATGAACAAGCGACCTTCCGAAATCAGTAAATGGTTGAAGGGCAATCATAACCTTACACTAAAAACTATTGCCAAATTGGAAGCGGAGCTTGGCGCACCAATTATTGAAGTAAAAAAAGCCTCTTAG